A single region of the Paramicrobacterium fandaimingii genome encodes:
- the rplN gene encoding 50S ribosomal protein L14 — translation MIQQESRLKVADNSGAKELLTIRVLGGSGRHYAGLGDTIVATVKDAIPGGNVKRGDIVKAVIVRTKKQTRRQDGSYIKFDENAAVILKTDGEPRGTRIFGPVGRELRDKRFMKIVSLAPEVI, via the coding sequence ATGATTCAGCAGGAATCACGGCTCAAGGTCGCCGATAACAGCGGTGCCAAAGAGCTCCTCACGATTCGCGTGCTCGGCGGATCAGGCCGTCACTACGCTGGCCTCGGTGACACCATCGTCGCCACAGTGAAGGATGCCATCCCCGGCGGAAACGTGAAGCGCGGCGATATCGTCAAGGCGGTCATCGTGCGCACGAAGAAGCAGACCCGTCGTCAGGACGGTTCGTACATCAAGTTCGACGAGAACGCCGCAGTGATCTTGAAGACCGACGGTGAGCCTCGCGGTACCCGCATCTTCGGGCCCGTCGGTCGCGAGCTTCGCGACAAGCGGTTCATGAAGATCGTCTCGCTGGCACCGGAGGTTATCTAG
- the rplF gene encoding 50S ribosomal protein L6: MSRIGKLPIDIPAGVDVSINGQSVVVKGPKGELSLTVAEPIAAKLDDGRVVVSRPDEERESRSLHGLTRTLINNNIIGVTTGYSKGLEVVGTGYRVQQKGSNIEFALGFSHPVLVEPPNGITLTVEGNNKVTVSGIDKQAVGETAANIRKIRKPEPYKGKGVRYAGEVIRRKAGKAGK; this comes from the coding sequence ATGTCACGTATTGGAAAGCTTCCCATTGACATCCCCGCAGGGGTTGATGTCTCCATCAACGGCCAGTCCGTCGTCGTCAAGGGACCGAAGGGTGAGCTGAGCCTCACCGTCGCCGAGCCCATTGCGGCGAAGCTGGACGACGGTCGGGTCGTCGTCAGCCGCCCGGACGAAGAGCGCGAGTCGCGTTCGCTGCACGGTCTGACCCGCACGCTGATCAACAACAACATCATCGGCGTCACCACCGGCTACAGCAAGGGCCTTGAGGTCGTCGGAACCGGTTACCGCGTGCAGCAGAAGGGATCGAACATCGAGTTCGCCCTCGGCTTCTCGCACCCGGTGCTTGTCGAGCCCCCCAACGGAATCACGCTGACCGTCGAAGGCAACAACAAGGTGACGGTGTCGGGTATCGACAAGCAGGCTGTCGGCGAGACCGCTGCCAACATTCGCAAGATTCGTAAGCCTGAGCCGTACAAGGGCAAGGGCGTGCGCTACGCAGGCGAGGTTATTCGCCGCAAGGCCGGAAAGGCTGGTAAGTAA
- the secY gene encoding preprotein translocase subunit SecY has protein sequence MFSAIARIFRTPDLRRKIGFTLGIIALYRLGSFIPTPFVDFGNVQACLAQNQGTSGLYELVNLFSGGALLQLSIFALGIMPYITASIITQLLRVVIPHFETLHKEGQAGQSKLTQYTRYLTIFLGILQSTTLITVARSGALFGTNSGPECSSLITDDTWYAVLLMVLTMTAGTGLIMWMGELITERGIGNGMSLLIFTSIAATFPSSLWAIAESHGFEMFLLVLAIGCVVVIAVVFVEQSQRRVPVQYAKRMVGRRTYGGNSTYIPIKVNMAGVIPIIFASSLLYLPALIAQFNQPAAGEQPAAWVTWITTYLTNGDHPLYMALYFLLIIGFTYFYVAITFNPEEVADNMKKYGGFIPGIRAGRPTAEYLDYVLTRVTLPGSLYLGLIALIPLVALATVGANQNFPFGGASILIIVGVGLETVKQIDSQLQQRHYEGLLR, from the coding sequence TTGTTTAGCGCTATTGCGCGGATCTTCCGCACCCCGGACCTGCGCCGGAAGATCGGCTTCACACTCGGCATCATCGCCTTGTATCGGCTCGGCTCGTTCATTCCGACGCCCTTCGTCGATTTTGGCAACGTCCAAGCGTGTCTGGCACAGAACCAGGGCACAAGCGGCCTGTACGAGCTCGTCAACCTGTTCTCGGGTGGCGCTCTCCTTCAGCTGTCGATCTTCGCGCTCGGCATCATGCCGTACATCACGGCGTCGATCATCACTCAGCTGCTTCGCGTGGTCATTCCGCACTTTGAGACCTTGCACAAGGAAGGCCAGGCCGGCCAGAGCAAGCTCACGCAGTACACGCGTTACCTCACCATCTTCCTCGGCATCCTGCAGTCGACGACGCTGATCACAGTCGCACGAAGCGGCGCGCTGTTCGGCACGAACTCCGGCCCCGAGTGCAGCTCGCTCATCACTGACGACACGTGGTACGCAGTGTTGCTCATGGTGCTCACAATGACGGCGGGCACCGGGCTCATCATGTGGATGGGCGAGCTCATCACCGAGCGCGGCATCGGCAACGGAATGTCGCTGCTGATCTTCACGTCGATCGCCGCTACCTTCCCAAGCTCGCTGTGGGCCATCGCCGAGTCGCACGGATTCGAGATGTTCCTTCTCGTGCTCGCGATTGGCTGCGTCGTCGTCATCGCTGTCGTCTTCGTCGAGCAGTCGCAACGTCGCGTTCCCGTGCAGTACGCGAAGCGCATGGTCGGACGACGCACGTACGGCGGCAACAGCACGTACATTCCGATCAAGGTGAACATGGCCGGTGTTATCCCGATCATCTTCGCGTCATCGCTGCTGTACCTTCCCGCCCTGATTGCGCAGTTCAATCAGCCAGCGGCCGGAGAGCAGCCCGCCGCATGGGTGACGTGGATCACCACCTACCTCACGAACGGCGACCACCCGCTGTACATGGCGCTGTACTTCCTGCTCATCATCGGATTCACCTACTTCTACGTCGCGATCACCTTCAACCCGGAGGAAGTCGCCGACAACATGAAGAAGTACGGCGGATTCATTCCCGGCATCCGCGCCGGACGTCCGACGGCCGAGTACCTGGACTACGTACTCACGCGCGTGACGCTGCCCGGATCGCTGTACCTCGGATTGATCGCTCTGATTCCGCTTGTCGCTCTCGCGACAGTCGGCGCGAACCAGAACTTCCCGTTCGGCGGAGCATCCATCCTGATCATCGTCGGTGTTGGTCTTGAAACGGTCAAGCAGATCGACTCGCAACTCCAACAGCGTCACTACGAAGGGCTGCTTCGATGA
- the rpsH gene encoding 30S ribosomal protein S8, which translates to MTMTDPVADMLTRLRNANTAHHESVSMPHSKLKGRIAEMLVNEGFITGWDVEDARVGQTLTLNLKFGPDREPSIVGIKRVSKPGLRVYAKSTELPSVLGGLGVAILSTSSGLLTDREAEKKGVGGEVLAYVW; encoded by the coding sequence ATGACAATGACAGATCCGGTCGCAGACATGCTGACCAGACTGCGCAACGCCAACACGGCGCACCACGAGTCCGTGTCGATGCCGCACTCGAAGCTCAAGGGCCGTATCGCGGAGATGCTCGTGAACGAGGGCTTCATCACCGGATGGGACGTCGAGGACGCCCGCGTCGGACAGACGCTGACGCTGAACCTCAAGTTCGGCCCCGACCGTGAGCCGTCGATCGTCGGCATCAAGCGCGTCTCGAAGCCGGGCCTTCGCGTGTACGCCAAGTCAACTGAGCTCCCCAGCGTGCTCGGCGGTCTCGGTGTCGCCATCCTGTCCACCTCCTCCGGTCTTCTGACAGACCGTGAGGCCGAGAAGAAGGGCGTTGGCGGGGAAGTCCTCGCTTACGTGTGGTAA
- a CDS encoding aminodeoxychorismate lyase encodes MTVVFLITPQDRADTGGDFDTLLTPVHPDAAALSVFDAGAARGDGVFETIGVNAGSARKPGPHLARLAASARIMDLPEPHTEQWMHAIERVVSMMDPERGGVIRLVITRGTPQSSPTCWITGQETPADVRERDHGVSVVLLDRGWPIDIAERAPWMLAGAKTLSYAPNMAALREARRRGADDVVFTSLEGYALEGPTSSLIIRTGVQLVTPTSGDGNLPGTTQQELFDWAEHNGFRTQSRRVRAEEVRTADAAWLVSSVRLVVPITAVDGHIMQRDADLSARMNEHLLALG; translated from the coding sequence ATGACCGTCGTGTTTCTGATCACCCCGCAGGATCGTGCGGACACGGGTGGTGACTTCGACACTCTGCTCACCCCGGTGCATCCGGATGCTGCGGCGCTGAGCGTCTTCGATGCCGGTGCTGCGCGAGGCGACGGTGTGTTCGAAACCATCGGCGTGAACGCCGGCAGCGCGAGAAAGCCGGGCCCGCACCTCGCCAGGCTGGCAGCATCCGCCCGCATCATGGACCTTCCCGAACCGCACACCGAGCAGTGGATGCACGCGATCGAACGGGTTGTCAGCATGATGGATCCGGAGCGCGGGGGAGTGATCCGGCTCGTGATCACGCGCGGAACTCCGCAATCGTCGCCCACCTGCTGGATCACAGGGCAGGAGACCCCGGCCGACGTGCGCGAGCGTGACCACGGCGTGAGCGTCGTGCTGCTCGACCGCGGCTGGCCCATCGACATCGCCGAGAGGGCACCGTGGATGCTGGCTGGTGCGAAGACGCTCTCGTACGCACCAAACATGGCAGCGCTGCGTGAGGCCAGGCGGCGCGGCGCCGATGACGTCGTGTTCACCTCCCTCGAGGGTTACGCGCTCGAGGGGCCCACGTCGTCGCTCATCATCCGAACCGGAGTGCAGCTCGTCACCCCGACGTCCGGCGACGGCAACCTGCCGGGCACAACGCAGCAGGAGCTCTTCGATTGGGCAGAGCACAACGGCTTCAGAACGCAGTCGCGCCGCGTGCGCGCCGAAGAAGTGCGCACGGCGGATGCGGCCTGGCTGGTGTCGAGCGTGCGCCTCGTCGTGCCGATCACCGCTGTCGATGGGCACATCATGCAGCGCGACGCCGACCTTTCGGCGCGCATGAACGAGCATCTGCTCGCCCTGGGATGA
- the rplX gene encoding 50S ribosomal protein L24, with translation MGAKIKKGDLVQVISGPTEERGGYRGKQGRVIEVLVEKERVIVEGVNYVTKHVRQGQTQRGTKTGGLETHEAPIHISNVALVEPDSKSPAKVGFRNEEVVKDGVAKTVRVRYDKKSGKDLK, from the coding sequence ATGGGAGCAAAGATCAAGAAGGGTGACCTGGTTCAGGTCATCAGCGGACCGACCGAGGAGCGCGGTGGATACCGCGGCAAGCAGGGTCGTGTCATCGAGGTGCTCGTTGAGAAGGAGCGCGTGATCGTCGAAGGCGTGAACTACGTCACGAAGCACGTGCGCCAGGGTCAGACGCAGCGCGGGACCAAGACCGGTGGTCTTGAAACCCACGAGGCGCCGATCCACATCTCAAATGTTGCGCTCGTCGAGCCCGACAGCAAGAGCCCGGCAAAGGTCGGCTTCCGCAACGAAGAAGTCGTCAAGGACGGCGTCGCCAAGACGGTGCGCGTTCGCTACGACAAGAAGTCTGGTAAGGACCTGAAGTAA
- the rpsQ gene encoding 30S ribosomal protein S17 — protein sequence MAKTAKAASEAASGAPARGYRKTLRGYVVSDKMEKTIVVDVEDRVKHPLYGKVIRRSSKVKAHDEQGQAGIGDLVVIDETRPLSATKRWRLVEIVEKAK from the coding sequence ATGGCAAAGACTGCAAAGGCAGCATCCGAGGCCGCGTCAGGCGCTCCTGCTCGCGGTTACCGCAAGACGCTTCGCGGCTACGTCGTCAGCGACAAGATGGAGAAGACCATCGTCGTTGACGTCGAAGACCGCGTGAAGCACCCGCTGTACGGCAAGGTTATTCGCCGCAGCTCCAAGGTGAAGGCGCACGACGAGCAGGGTCAGGCCGGCATCGGCGACCTCGTCGTCATCGACGAGACTCGTCCGTTGAGCGCCACCAAGCGTTGGCGCCTGGTCGAGATCGTCGAAAAGGCCAAGTAA
- the map gene encoding type I methionyl aminopeptidase, translating into MIRPLRRSIYKSPAQLRLMIEPGLLTARALAAACAAVRPGVTTAEIDSIAENVIIAGGGTPNFKMERGYHHTLCVSVNDEVVHGIPGDRVIEAGDIVSIDCGAEVGGWHGDSAATVVVPDAERPDIVDARERLSAATQGSMWAGIARLASATHLNEVGDGVQSYIEANTDAHGREYGIIEDYIGHGIGRSMHEDPPVFNYRVQMQGPAVKSGLVVAIEPMMVEGSPDTEVRDDEWTVATVDGGAAAHWEHSIAVHAGGIWVLTAEDGGAAGLASFGVTPTPVA; encoded by the coding sequence TTGATACGGCCGCTTCGCCGCTCGATCTACAAATCGCCAGCCCAACTGCGTCTGATGATCGAGCCGGGTCTGCTGACGGCTCGTGCTCTCGCGGCGGCCTGCGCTGCTGTGCGGCCGGGCGTGACGACGGCAGAGATCGACAGCATCGCCGAGAACGTGATTATCGCGGGCGGAGGCACGCCGAATTTCAAGATGGAGCGCGGCTACCACCACACGCTGTGCGTATCGGTGAACGACGAGGTCGTGCACGGCATCCCCGGTGACCGGGTGATCGAGGCTGGCGACATCGTGTCAATCGACTGCGGGGCCGAGGTCGGCGGCTGGCACGGCGACTCCGCCGCAACCGTCGTCGTGCCCGATGCGGAGCGCCCCGACATCGTCGACGCACGTGAGCGGCTTTCTGCGGCGACACAGGGGTCGATGTGGGCGGGCATCGCTCGGCTCGCCTCGGCAACGCACCTGAACGAGGTCGGCGACGGCGTGCAGAGCTACATCGAAGCGAACACCGATGCGCACGGGCGCGAGTATGGAATCATCGAGGACTACATCGGGCACGGCATCGGCCGCTCGATGCACGAAGACCCGCCCGTGTTCAACTACCGCGTGCAGATGCAGGGCCCGGCTGTGAAGTCAGGGCTTGTCGTTGCGATCGAACCGATGATGGTCGAGGGATCGCCCGACACCGAGGTTCGCGACGACGAATGGACTGTTGCGACCGTCGATGGCGGAGCCGCGGCACACTGGGAACACAGCATTGCCGTGCATGCGGGCGGCATCTGGGTGCTCACGGCCGAAGACGGAGGAGCGGCCGGTCTTGCATCATTTGGCGTCACGCCGACGCCCGTCGCCTGA
- a CDS encoding adenylate kinase, protein MTTENVSDGVRLLIVGPPGAGKGTQAEVIAKAYGIPAISTGDIFRQNIADGTELGKKVDAIVSSGGYVPDTLTNEIVADRLQQDDVRDGFLLDGYPRTAEQVAELDRILAASGHTLDAVVQLTADLDEVVKRLLLRAEQQGRSDDTEDIIRHRQDVYHEQTEPVIAAYQERGVVVSIDGLGGIDEVSDRVLSALAQRGLAASA, encoded by the coding sequence ATGACGACGGAAAATGTAAGCGACGGCGTTCGACTGCTGATCGTCGGCCCTCCCGGGGCGGGCAAAGGAACCCAGGCCGAGGTCATTGCGAAGGCATACGGCATTCCGGCGATCTCGACGGGCGACATCTTTCGGCAGAACATCGCCGACGGCACAGAGCTCGGCAAGAAGGTTGACGCCATCGTCTCAAGCGGCGGCTACGTTCCCGACACGCTGACGAACGAGATCGTTGCCGACCGGCTTCAGCAGGACGACGTGCGCGACGGCTTTCTGCTCGACGGGTACCCCCGCACGGCGGAGCAGGTGGCAGAGCTTGACCGCATTCTCGCGGCATCGGGACACACGCTCGACGCCGTCGTGCAGCTCACGGCGGACCTCGACGAGGTCGTGAAGCGCCTGCTGCTGCGCGCGGAGCAGCAGGGTCGCTCTGATGACACCGAAGACATCATTCGCCACAGGCAAGACGTCTACCACGAGCAGACGGAGCCCGTCATCGCCGCCTACCAGGAGCGTGGCGTCGTCGTGAGCATCGACGGACTGGGTGGCATTGACGAGGTCAGCGACCGGGTGCTGAGCGCACTCGCACAGCGCGGTCTGGCAGCATCCGCTTGA
- the rpmC gene encoding 50S ribosomal protein L29, whose product MAIGSKELTPAELDTFEDERLTDELRKSKEELFNLRFQAATGQLETHGRLRAVKRDIARIYTVIRERELGIRATPVAVETPAKETRKSKKAKAAEEATEADETKEA is encoded by the coding sequence ATGGCGATCGGATCCAAGGAGCTCACCCCCGCTGAGCTCGACACATTTGAAGACGAGCGTCTTACTGACGAGCTGCGCAAGTCGAAGGAAGAACTTTTCAACCTTCGATTCCAGGCAGCTACTGGTCAGCTCGAGACGCACGGGCGACTGCGCGCTGTCAAGCGTGACATCGCTCGCATCTACACGGTTATCCGCGAGCGTGAGCTCGGCATCCGCGCCACACCGGTCGCTGTCGAGACTCCCGCAAAGGAGACCCGCAAGAGCAAGAAGGCCAAGGCTGCCGAAGAGGCAACCGAGGCTGACGAGACGAAGGAGGCCTAG
- the rplE gene encoding 50S ribosomal protein L5, producing the protein MTDTATAAPAGKIQPRLKQKYKTEIVPQLKEQFGFSNVHQVPGLVKIVVNTGVGDAARDSKVIDGAITDLTKITGQKPQVTKARKSIAQFKLREGQAIGAHTTLRGDRAWEFLDRLLSLALPRIRDFRGLNDRQFDGNGNYTFGLTEQSVFHEIDQDRIDRVRGFDITFVTTAKNDDEGRALLKALGFPFAQKDAA; encoded by the coding sequence ATGACTGACACCGCAACTGCTGCGCCCGCTGGCAAAATCCAGCCGCGCCTGAAGCAGAAGTACAAGACGGAGATCGTCCCGCAGCTCAAAGAGCAGTTCGGGTTCTCAAACGTTCACCAGGTCCCTGGCCTCGTGAAGATCGTTGTGAACACCGGCGTCGGCGACGCTGCGCGTGACAGCAAGGTCATCGACGGTGCTATCACCGACCTGACCAAGATCACCGGTCAGAAGCCGCAGGTCACGAAGGCCCGCAAGTCCATCGCGCAGTTCAAGCTGCGCGAAGGCCAGGCAATCGGCGCGCACACCACGCTTCGTGGTGACCGTGCCTGGGAATTCCTCGACAGGCTTCTCTCTCTTGCACTTCCGCGAATCCGCGACTTCCGCGGACTCAACGACCGCCAGTTCGACGGCAACGGAAACTACACATTCGGTCTCACCGAGCAGTCCGTGTTCCACGAGATTGACCAGGACCGGATCGATCGGGTTCGTGGTTTCGACATCACATTCGTGACCACGGCGAAGAATGACGACGAAGGTCGCGCGCTGCTCAAGGCGCTCGGCTTCCCGTTCGCTCAGAAGGACGCCGCGTAA
- the rpmD gene encoding 50S ribosomal protein L30, whose amino-acid sequence MAAQLKVTQIKSKISEKQNQRDTLRSLGLKHIGDVVVREDTRQNRGYVNTVSHLVKVEEID is encoded by the coding sequence ATGGCCGCACAGCTGAAGGTCACGCAGATCAAGTCCAAAATTAGTGAGAAGCAGAACCAGCGCGACACGCTTCGCAGCCTGGGACTCAAGCACATCGGTGATGTCGTCGTCCGCGAGGACACACGCCAGAACCGTGGCTACGTCAACACTGTTTCCCACCTCGTAAAGGTTGAGGAGATCGACTAA
- the rpsE gene encoding 30S ribosomal protein S5 translates to MSEAKKEQDVATDQTATDKTTADQTAEPVVEKPVETAAGSEPRTDDPRNNRRGGGRGERNQGRGDRGGRDRGGRDDKNQFLERVVTINRVSKVVKGGRRFSFTALVVVGDGNGVVGVGYGKAREVPLAISKGVEEAKKNFFRVPRVGQSIPHPVQGEDAAGVVLLRPAAAGTGVIAGGPVRAVLECAGIHDVLSKSLGSSNTINIVRATVTALKHLEEPRAVAARRGKEYDEVAPAKLLQIEARFAEAAAAAKAGA, encoded by the coding sequence GTGAGCGAAGCAAAGAAGGAGCAGGACGTGGCGACAGACCAGACTGCTACAGACAAGACGACTGCGGATCAGACTGCAGAACCGGTTGTTGAGAAGCCTGTGGAGACCGCTGCCGGTTCTGAACCGCGCACCGACGATCCCCGCAACAACCGTCGTGGCGGCGGACGTGGTGAGCGCAACCAGGGTCGTGGCGACCGTGGTGGACGCGACCGCGGCGGGCGCGACGACAAGAACCAGTTCCTTGAGCGCGTTGTCACCATCAACCGCGTGTCGAAGGTCGTCAAGGGTGGTCGTCGCTTCAGCTTCACCGCTCTCGTCGTCGTCGGCGATGGAAACGGCGTTGTCGGAGTCGGATATGGCAAGGCTCGCGAGGTTCCCCTCGCGATCTCGAAGGGCGTCGAGGAAGCGAAGAAGAACTTCTTCCGTGTTCCCCGCGTCGGCCAGTCGATTCCGCACCCCGTTCAGGGCGAGGACGCAGCAGGCGTCGTGCTTCTGCGTCCGGCAGCCGCGGGTACCGGTGTTATCGCCGGTGGTCCGGTTCGCGCCGTTCTCGAATGCGCAGGGATCCATGACGTGCTGAGCAAGTCGCTCGGCTCGTCGAACACCATCAACATCGTGCGTGCAACGGTCACCGCGCTCAAGCATCTCGAAGAGCCTCGTGCCGTCGCAGCTCGCCGTGGCAAGGAATACGACGAGGTCGCTCCGGCCAAGTTGCTGCAGATCGAGGCGCGCTTCGCCGAGGCCGCTGCCGCAGCAAAGGCAGGTGCATAA
- the rplO gene encoding 50S ribosomal protein L15 yields MADEKKDVTEETAAPATKATKAPATKAPAKKAPAKKAPAKKSEAKADVPSTPVLKVHHLRPAPGAKTERTRVGRGEGSKGKTAGRGTKGTKARYQVRPGFEGGQLPAHMRTPKLRGFKNPFRVEYQVVNLERLAELYPKGGDVTVDDLVAKGAVRKNEKVKVLGNGDISVKLNLEVDKVSGSAEQKIVAAGGSIK; encoded by the coding sequence ATGGCTGACGAGAAGAAGGACGTCACCGAAGAGACGGCCGCTCCCGCCACCAAGGCAACGAAGGCGCCCGCAACCAAGGCTCCTGCGAAGAAGGCGCCCGCAAAGAAGGCACCGGCCAAGAAGTCAGAGGCCAAGGCCGACGTTCCCAGCACGCCCGTGTTGAAGGTTCATCACCTTCGCCCGGCTCCCGGGGCCAAGACCGAGCGCACACGCGTCGGCCGCGGTGAGGGATCGAAGGGCAAGACGGCTGGCCGCGGAACCAAGGGAACCAAGGCTCGCTACCAGGTGCGTCCTGGTTTCGAGGGTGGACAGCTCCCGGCGCACATGCGTACGCCGAAGCTGCGCGGGTTCAAGAACCCGTTCCGCGTTGAGTACCAGGTTGTGAACCTTGAGCGCCTTGCCGAGCTCTACCCCAAGGGCGGCGACGTTACCGTCGACGACCTCGTGGCCAAGGGCGCCGTTCGCAAGAACGAGAAGGTCAAGGTTCTCGGAAACGGCGATATCTCGGTGAAACTGAACCTCGAGGTCGACAAAGTCTCCGGCTCGGCAGAGCAGAAGATCGTCGCTGCCGGCGGCTCGATCAAGTAA
- the rplP gene encoding 50S ribosomal protein L16, whose protein sequence is MLIPRRVKFRKQHRPVRTGQATGGTKVSFGEFGIQALTPAYVTNRQIEAARIAMTRHIKRGGKVWINIYPDRPLTKKPAETRMGSGKGSPEWWVANVKPGRVLFEVAGVDETLAREALTRAIHKLPLKARIIKREEGDA, encoded by the coding sequence ATGTTGATTCCCCGCAGAGTTAAGTTCCGCAAGCAGCACAGGCCGGTTCGCACCGGTCAGGCTACAGGCGGCACCAAGGTCAGCTTCGGTGAGTTCGGCATTCAGGCGCTCACCCCCGCATATGTGACCAACCGCCAGATCGAGGCAGCTCGTATCGCGATGACCCGTCACATCAAGCGTGGTGGAAAGGTGTGGATCAACATCTACCCCGACCGTCCGCTCACCAAGAAGCCGGCTGAGACCCGCATGGGTTCCGGTAAGGGCTCACCCGAGTGGTGGGTTGCAAACGTCAAGCCCGGTCGCGTGCTGTTCGAGGTTGCAGGTGTCGACGAGACGCTTGCCCGCGAGGCACTCACCCGTGCAATTCACAAGCTGCCCCTCAAGGCACGCATCATCAAGCGCGAGGAGGGCGACGCGTAA
- the rplR gene encoding 50S ribosomal protein L18, translating to MAVKTKSSARDRRHARLRKKVVGTTARPRLVVTRSARHVFVQVVDDSKGHTLVSASTLETDLRSLSADKSEKAKKVGELVASRAKDAGIESVVFDRGGNRYAGRVAAIAEGAREGGLNL from the coding sequence ATGGCTGTCAAGACCAAGTCGTCAGCCCGCGACCGTCGTCACGCACGCCTTCGCAAGAAGGTCGTGGGGACGACTGCGCGTCCGCGCCTCGTTGTCACACGCTCGGCGCGCCACGTGTTCGTTCAGGTCGTGGACGACTCAAAGGGCCACACTCTCGTGTCGGCATCCACTCTCGAAACCGATCTTCGCTCGCTCTCGGCCGACAAGTCGGAGAAGGCAAAGAAGGTCGGCGAGCTTGTCGCTTCCCGCGCCAAGGACGCCGGTATCGAGTCCGTTGTATTTGACCGTGGTGGTAACCGTTACGCAGGACGCGTCGCGGCGATCGCCGAAGGTGCTCGAGAAGGTGGGCTGAACCTGTGA